Proteins from a genomic interval of Diospyros lotus cultivar Yz01 chromosome 6, ASM1463336v1, whole genome shotgun sequence:
- the LOC127804953 gene encoding probable Histone-lysine N-methyltransferase ATXR5 isoform X1 — protein sequence MAPSSSPAGRPAQRIFPLRREEATRNHSPPRRKYRSMEDVMRRAKPAVLSDEDDYCDLVCEQCGSGERAEELLLCDRCDKGYHMRCLRPIVVRVPIGPWSCPTCSDQPPIKRFPQKKIVDFFRIQKCADSAEKCASSQEARKRRRRSRMLVLHKRRRRLLPFTPTGDAARRLEQMGSLASALTTLFMEFSDELTYMPDMAPRSANQAKFENGGMQVLPKEDTETLEQCRAMYKRGECPPLIVVFDSCEGFTVEADGPIKDMTLITEYTGDVDYIKNREHDDCDSMMTLLLAKDPSNSLVICPDKRGNIARFISGINNHTPEGRKKQNLKCVRYSVNGECRVLLVATRDIAKGERLYYDYNGYEHEYPTHYFV from the exons ATGGCACCGTCCAGCTCGCCGGCGGGCCGGCCGGCGCAGAGGATCTTTCCGCTCCGGCGGGAGGAGGCTACGCGCAACCACTCGCCGCCGCGTCGGAAGTACAGGTCGATGGAGGATGTGATGAGGAGGGCCAAGCCCGCCGTCCTATCCGATGAGGACGATTACTGCGACCTCGTCTGCGAGCAATGCGGCTCCGGCGAACGCGCCGAGGAGCTTCTCCTCTGCGACCGCTGCGATAAGGGATACCACATGCGCTGTCTCCGCCCAATCGTCGTCCGCGTCCCCATTGGTCCATGGTCTTGCCCTACCTGCTCTGACCAACCCCCTATCAAAC GTTTTCCCCAGAAGAAAATTGTTGATTTCTTCCGGATTCAAAAGTGCGCTGATTCCGCTGAAAAATGTGCCTCCTCTCAAG AAGCTAGAAAACGTCGGAGACGTTCCAGGATGTTGGTTTTGCacaagaggaggaggaggctaTTACCATTTACTCCAACAGGAGATGCTGCCCGAAGACTGGAACAAATGGGTTCCCTTGCTTCAGCTTTGACGACATTGTTCATGGAATTTAGTGATGAACTCACTTATATGCCTGATATGGCTCCTAGATCTGCCAATCAAGCGAAGTTTGAAAATGGTGGCATGCAG GTTCTCCCCAAAGAAGATACTGAAACTTTGGAGCAGTGTAGAGCTATGTACAAAAGAGGCGAATGCCCTCCCCTTATTGTAGTTTTTGATTCATGTGAAGG TTTTACCGTTGAGGCTGATGGCCCTATAAAGGATATGACTCTAATTACAGAATATACTGGTGATGTTGATTACATTAAGAATCGGGAACATGACGATTGCGATAGTATGATGACCCTTCTTCTAGCAAAGGACCCATCTAACAGCCTTGTTATCTGTCCGGATAAACGTGGAAACATTGCTCGCTTTATTAGTGGCATTAACAACCATACTCC GGAGGGTAGGAAGAAGCAGAACCTTAAATGCGTGAGGTACAGTGTAAATGGTGAATGCCGGGTCCTTTTGGTTGCTACGCGTGATATTGCCAAGGGGGAGAGGCTATATTATGATTATAATGGATATGAGCATGAATACCCCACCCATTATTTTGTCTAA
- the LOC127804953 gene encoding probable Histone-lysine N-methyltransferase ATXR5 isoform X2 has product MAPSSSPAGRPAQRIFPLRREEATRNHSPPRRKYRSMEDVMRRAKPAVLSDEDDYCDLVCEQCGSGERAEELLLCDRCDKGYHMRCLRPIVVRVPIGPWSCPTCSDQPPIKRFPQKKIVDFFRIQKCADSAEKCASSQARKRRRRSRMLVLHKRRRRLLPFTPTGDAARRLEQMGSLASALTTLFMEFSDELTYMPDMAPRSANQAKFENGGMQVLPKEDTETLEQCRAMYKRGECPPLIVVFDSCEGFTVEADGPIKDMTLITEYTGDVDYIKNREHDDCDSMMTLLLAKDPSNSLVICPDKRGNIARFISGINNHTPEGRKKQNLKCVRYSVNGECRVLLVATRDIAKGERLYYDYNGYEHEYPTHYFV; this is encoded by the exons ATGGCACCGTCCAGCTCGCCGGCGGGCCGGCCGGCGCAGAGGATCTTTCCGCTCCGGCGGGAGGAGGCTACGCGCAACCACTCGCCGCCGCGTCGGAAGTACAGGTCGATGGAGGATGTGATGAGGAGGGCCAAGCCCGCCGTCCTATCCGATGAGGACGATTACTGCGACCTCGTCTGCGAGCAATGCGGCTCCGGCGAACGCGCCGAGGAGCTTCTCCTCTGCGACCGCTGCGATAAGGGATACCACATGCGCTGTCTCCGCCCAATCGTCGTCCGCGTCCCCATTGGTCCATGGTCTTGCCCTACCTGCTCTGACCAACCCCCTATCAAAC GTTTTCCCCAGAAGAAAATTGTTGATTTCTTCCGGATTCAAAAGTGCGCTGATTCCGCTGAAAAATGTGCCTCCTCTCAAG CTAGAAAACGTCGGAGACGTTCCAGGATGTTGGTTTTGCacaagaggaggaggaggctaTTACCATTTACTCCAACAGGAGATGCTGCCCGAAGACTGGAACAAATGGGTTCCCTTGCTTCAGCTTTGACGACATTGTTCATGGAATTTAGTGATGAACTCACTTATATGCCTGATATGGCTCCTAGATCTGCCAATCAAGCGAAGTTTGAAAATGGTGGCATGCAG GTTCTCCCCAAAGAAGATACTGAAACTTTGGAGCAGTGTAGAGCTATGTACAAAAGAGGCGAATGCCCTCCCCTTATTGTAGTTTTTGATTCATGTGAAGG TTTTACCGTTGAGGCTGATGGCCCTATAAAGGATATGACTCTAATTACAGAATATACTGGTGATGTTGATTACATTAAGAATCGGGAACATGACGATTGCGATAGTATGATGACCCTTCTTCTAGCAAAGGACCCATCTAACAGCCTTGTTATCTGTCCGGATAAACGTGGAAACATTGCTCGCTTTATTAGTGGCATTAACAACCATACTCC GGAGGGTAGGAAGAAGCAGAACCTTAAATGCGTGAGGTACAGTGTAAATGGTGAATGCCGGGTCCTTTTGGTTGCTACGCGTGATATTGCCAAGGGGGAGAGGCTATATTATGATTATAATGGATATGAGCATGAATACCCCACCCATTATTTTGTCTAA